Proteins encoded within one genomic window of Xylophilus sp. GOD-11R:
- a CDS encoding DUF3460 family protein, giving the protein MPFFQRKHYTSEATDFINDLKKQRPTLDAEQRAGRALLWDKKVDRDAWSDYDAGEIKQKPYVYQTDAS; this is encoded by the coding sequence ATGCCATTCTTCCAACGCAAGCACTACACCTCCGAAGCCACCGACTTCATCAACGACCTGAAGAAGCAGCGCCCCACGCTCGACGCCGAGCAACGCGCCGGTCGTGCCCTGCTGTGGGACAAGAAGGTCGACCGCGACGCCTGGTCCGACTACGACGCGGGCGAGATCAAGCAGAAGCCCTACGTCTACCAGACCGACGCCAGCTGA
- the fdhD gene encoding formate dehydrogenase accessory sulfurtransferase FdhD, with the protein MSEIHLPASSQEESPRPPPLQRVAVRRESRSAGGVAARDNEDWIAAEVPVALVFNGISHAVMMATPQDLEDFALGFALSEGILDSASDCRGIEQRTVTLPGGSAVSMDDPEAPAIEVRLDISSRAFARLKDRRRSLAGRTGCGVCGIDSLAGLDLSPAVGLDVGLSVDVEVVLAAFDGLSAGQPLNARAGSLHAAGWALADGSLTRVMEDVGRHNALDKLLGWLARDGADFRGGFVVMSSRGSYELVRKCSRLGVGAMASISAPTGLAVRIARESGMGLWGLCRRDTAVRYV; encoded by the coding sequence ATGTCCGAAATCCATCTGCCGGCATCGTCCCAAGAAGAATCCCCGCGGCCACCGCCCCTCCAACGGGTGGCGGTCCGGCGCGAAAGCCGTTCGGCGGGAGGGGTGGCAGCCCGCGACAACGAGGACTGGATCGCAGCCGAGGTGCCCGTGGCACTGGTGTTCAACGGCATTTCGCATGCGGTGATGATGGCCACGCCCCAGGACCTGGAGGATTTCGCGCTCGGTTTTGCGTTGAGCGAGGGCATTCTCGACAGCGCTTCCGATTGCCGGGGCATCGAGCAGCGGACGGTGACGTTGCCGGGGGGCTCGGCCGTTTCGATGGACGATCCCGAGGCGCCGGCCATCGAGGTGCGGCTTGACATCTCCAGTCGTGCGTTTGCTCGGCTGAAGGACCGGCGGCGGTCGCTGGCCGGGAGGACGGGGTGCGGTGTGTGCGGCATCGACAGCCTCGCCGGGCTGGATCTGTCGCCTGCGGTCGGTCTCGACGTTGGGTTGTCGGTCGATGTGGAGGTGGTGCTCGCTGCCTTCGACGGGCTTTCTGCAGGGCAGCCGCTCAACGCCAGGGCGGGGTCTCTGCATGCTGCCGGGTGGGCATTGGCGGATGGGTCGCTGACGCGGGTGATGGAGGATGTCGGGCGACACAACGCCCTGGACAAGTTGCTGGGGTGGCTGGCCCGTGACGGGGCCGACTTTCGCGGCGGTTTCGTGGTGATGTCCAGCCGGGGGAGTTATGAACTGGTGCGCAAATGCTCCCGCCTGGGGGTGGGCGCGATGGCGAGTATTTCGGCGCCTACCGGGCTGGCGGTTCGTATTGCTCGCGAGAGCGGGATGGGGCTTTGGGGGCTTTGTCGGCGGGACACGGCGGTTCGGTATGTTTGA
- a CDS encoding LysR substrate-binding domain-containing protein produces the protein MNLLASLRYLVALDEHRHFGRAAEACHITQPALSNALRALEQEFGVVIVRRGRAYGGLTHEGQRVLASAQRMVREHEVLQQELLSSAGMVRGSLRIAAVPTATPVLARFAALLQRGQPGIVPTVLSMSSKDLERGLDSLSLDLALGYIDRSEQCGTGLQTWPQYIEHYYLVRCRGRDAGGSYIGEPVSWQEAAALPLCLLTTDMHNRTLIDQAFTAAGVGPVQPAIETNSVLTLVHAVLAGDVCAVMPGAMAATIRVHGELEALPLTGPEVLTGIGFMAPAGGRPSRALEAALALLDTGAWRAQLAEHSGAPPSD, from the coding sequence ATGAACCTGCTGGCCTCCCTGCGCTACCTGGTGGCGCTCGACGAACACCGCCATTTCGGCCGCGCGGCCGAAGCCTGCCACATCACCCAGCCGGCGCTGTCGAACGCCTTGCGCGCGCTCGAGCAGGAGTTCGGCGTGGTCATCGTGCGGCGCGGCCGGGCCTACGGCGGGCTGACGCACGAAGGGCAACGGGTGCTGGCATCGGCCCAGCGCATGGTGCGCGAACACGAGGTGTTGCAGCAGGAGCTGCTCAGCAGCGCCGGCATGGTGCGGGGCAGTCTGCGCATCGCCGCGGTGCCGACCGCCACGCCGGTGCTGGCGCGCTTTGCTGCGCTGCTCCAGCGCGGGCAGCCGGGCATCGTGCCGACGGTGCTGTCGATGAGTTCGAAGGATCTGGAGCGTGGGCTCGATTCGCTGTCGCTCGACCTGGCGCTGGGCTACATCGACCGTTCGGAGCAGTGCGGCACCGGGCTGCAGACCTGGCCGCAATACATCGAGCATTACTACCTGGTGCGTTGCCGCGGACGCGACGCGGGCGGGTCGTACATCGGCGAACCGGTTTCCTGGCAGGAGGCCGCTGCGCTGCCGCTGTGTCTGCTGACGACCGACATGCACAACCGCACCCTGATCGACCAGGCCTTCACGGCCGCCGGCGTCGGGCCGGTACAGCCGGCCATCGAGACCAACTCGGTATTGACCCTGGTCCATGCGGTGCTGGCCGGCGACGTCTGCGCCGTGATGCCGGGCGCCATGGCGGCGACCATCCGGGTGCACGGCGAGCTGGAAGCCTTGCCGTTGACCGGCCCGGAGGTGCTGACCGGCATCGGCTTCATGGCGCCCGCGGGCGGGCGGCCTTCGCGCGCGCTCGAGGCCGCGCTGGCCCTGCTCGACACCGGCGCCTGGCGGGCGCAACTGGCCGAGCACAGCGGCGCCCCGCCCAGCGACTAG
- the apbC gene encoding iron-sulfur cluster carrier protein ApbC, with translation MSTTPTDAQIRSAIASVIDPNTGAPLAPARALGGVTVAVDGAVRLAVELGYPAASQHAELAGLLERAVRTVPGVTGVDVAFEMKVIAHSVQRGLQPMPEVRNIVAVASGKGGVGKSTTAANLALALAAEGARVGLLDADIYGPSVPTMLGVAGQKPASTDGKSMDPIAAHGLQLISIGFLIEPDQAMIWRGPMATQALEQLLRQTNWKDLDYLVVDMPPGTGDIALTLSQRVPLAGAVIVTTPQDIALIDARKGVKMFEKVGVPLLGVVENMAVHVCSQCGHAEHIFGEGGGQRIAADYAMDYLGALPLSIAIRQQADGGTPTVAAEPDGANAAIYKAIARKVAVSIAGKGKDYSTRFPTIAVSSDT, from the coding sequence ATGAGCACCACGCCCACCGACGCCCAGATCCGATCCGCCATCGCCTCCGTCATCGATCCGAACACCGGCGCGCCCCTGGCGCCGGCGCGCGCGCTCGGGGGAGTGACGGTGGCTGTCGACGGTGCGGTGCGGTTGGCCGTCGAGCTGGGCTACCCGGCCGCGAGCCAGCATGCGGAGCTGGCGGGACTGCTTGAGCGGGCCGTGCGCACGGTGCCCGGCGTGACCGGCGTCGATGTGGCGTTCGAGATGAAGGTGATCGCGCATTCGGTGCAGCGCGGCCTGCAGCCGATGCCCGAGGTGCGCAACATCGTGGCGGTGGCGTCCGGCAAGGGCGGCGTCGGCAAGAGCACGACCGCTGCCAATCTGGCCCTGGCCCTGGCCGCGGAGGGGGCGCGCGTCGGCCTGCTCGACGCCGACATCTACGGCCCCAGCGTGCCGACCATGCTGGGCGTTGCCGGCCAGAAGCCCGCCAGCACCGATGGCAAGAGCATGGACCCGATCGCCGCGCACGGGCTGCAGCTGATTTCCATCGGGTTCCTGATCGAGCCGGACCAGGCCATGATCTGGCGCGGCCCCATGGCCACGCAGGCACTGGAGCAGCTGCTGCGCCAGACCAACTGGAAGGACCTGGACTACCTCGTCGTCGACATGCCGCCCGGCACCGGCGACATCGCGCTGACCCTGTCGCAGCGCGTGCCGCTGGCCGGCGCCGTCATCGTCACCACGCCGCAGGACATCGCGCTGATCGATGCGCGCAAAGGCGTGAAGATGTTCGAAAAGGTGGGCGTGCCCTTGCTCGGCGTGGTGGAGAACATGGCGGTGCACGTATGCAGCCAATGCGGCCATGCCGAACACATCTTCGGCGAGGGCGGCGGCCAGCGCATCGCGGCCGACTACGCCATGGACTACCTGGGCGCGCTGCCGCTGTCGATCGCGATCCGCCAGCAGGCCGACGGCGGTACGCCCACCGTGGCGGCCGAGCCGGACGGTGCCAACGCGGCCATCTACAAGGCCATCGCGCGCAAAGTGGCGGTGAGCATCGCCGGCAAGGGCAAGGACTATTCGACCCGGTTCCCGACCATCGCGGTCAGCTCCGACACCTGA
- a CDS encoding FdhF/YdeP family oxidoreductase, whose protein sequence is MSKIEIYKGPAGGWGALKSVGLALQRQDIAVKGAKTLLSANQPDGFDCPGCAWPDRNHASTFEFCENGAKAVAAEATARRATPELFARHTLSELATHSDFWLEDQGRLTHPMVYDAATDHYRPIEWDAAFALIARHLNELPDPNQAVFYTSGRASNEAAFLYQLFVREYGTNNFPDCSNMCHEPSGSGMRPQIGVGKGTVSLEDFEHADAIFIFGQNPGTNHPRMLGELREAHKRGAKIVSFNPLRERGLERFQDPQSKMEMATLGSTPISTHYFQLQVGGDLAAVKGMMKHLVEREDAGEAVLDHAFIARHTAGVDALLADLRAESWDALVAESGLSLEQIRQAADIYRHAESAIVCWGMGITQHQHSVATIQLIVDLLLLRGNIGRPGAGPCPVRGHSNVQGDRTMGIWEKPPAALLDRLQAVFGFAPPRKHGWDVVEAIAAMRDGKGKVFFALGGNFAAATPDTFETWKALRRCDLTVHVTTKLNRSHLVHGREALILPCLGRTEIDMQAAGPQGVTVEDSMGMVHISKGINPPASEHLLSEPAIVARLAHATLGARSRVDWFGVIDDYGRIRELIEQVFVDFHDFNARVAVPGGFRLRNTASERVWTTDTGRANFYAHPLPTDTPLRRARAKGLDTVVFNLGTTRSHDQYNTTIYGMDDRYRGVFGQRRVVFIHADDIRALGFVDGDMVDIQTVWDDGQERRADGFRLVAYDIPRGCLAAYYPETNPLVPLSSVAENAGTPTSKSIPVMLVRSTAATPVEGVPA, encoded by the coding sequence ATGAGCAAAATCGAGATCTATAAAGGCCCGGCGGGCGGCTGGGGCGCGCTGAAGTCCGTCGGGCTGGCGCTGCAGCGCCAGGACATCGCGGTGAAAGGCGCCAAGACGCTGCTGTCGGCCAACCAGCCCGACGGTTTCGACTGCCCGGGCTGCGCCTGGCCCGACCGCAACCACGCTTCCACCTTCGAGTTCTGCGAGAACGGTGCCAAGGCCGTCGCGGCCGAAGCCACCGCGCGCCGCGCCACGCCCGAGCTGTTCGCACGCCACACGCTGAGCGAGCTCGCCACGCACAGCGATTTCTGGCTCGAAGACCAGGGCCGGCTCACCCACCCGATGGTCTACGACGCGGCCACTGACCACTACCGGCCGATCGAATGGGACGCCGCCTTCGCGCTCATCGCCCGGCACCTGAACGAGCTGCCCGACCCGAACCAGGCGGTTTTCTATACCTCCGGCCGGGCCAGCAACGAAGCGGCGTTTCTGTACCAGCTGTTCGTGCGGGAGTACGGCACCAACAATTTCCCCGACTGCTCCAACATGTGCCACGAGCCGAGCGGCAGCGGCATGCGGCCGCAGATCGGCGTGGGCAAGGGGACGGTGTCGCTGGAGGATTTCGAGCACGCCGACGCCATCTTCATCTTTGGCCAGAACCCAGGCACCAACCACCCGCGCATGCTCGGCGAGCTGCGCGAGGCCCACAAGCGCGGCGCGAAGATCGTCAGCTTCAACCCCTTGCGCGAGCGCGGCCTGGAGCGTTTCCAGGACCCGCAGAGCAAGATGGAAATGGCCACGCTGGGCTCCACGCCCATCAGCACCCATTACTTCCAGCTGCAGGTCGGCGGGGACCTGGCGGCGGTCAAGGGAATGATGAAGCACCTCGTCGAGCGCGAAGACGCCGGCGAGGCCGTGCTCGACCACGCTTTCATCGCCCGGCACACCGCCGGTGTCGACGCCCTGCTGGCCGACCTGCGCGCCGAGAGCTGGGACGCGCTGGTGGCCGAATCCGGCCTGTCGCTCGAGCAGATCCGCCAGGCCGCCGACATCTACCGCCACGCCGAAAGCGCCATCGTCTGCTGGGGCATGGGCATCACCCAGCACCAGCATTCGGTGGCGACCATCCAGCTCATCGTCGACCTGCTGCTGCTGCGCGGCAACATCGGCCGCCCGGGCGCCGGCCCGTGCCCGGTGCGCGGCCACAGCAACGTGCAGGGCGACCGCACCATGGGCATCTGGGAAAAGCCGCCCGCCGCGTTGCTCGACCGGCTCCAGGCCGTGTTCGGCTTCGCACCGCCACGCAAGCATGGCTGGGACGTGGTCGAAGCCATCGCGGCCATGCGCGACGGCAAGGGAAAAGTCTTCTTCGCCCTGGGTGGCAACTTCGCCGCCGCCACGCCCGACACCTTCGAGACCTGGAAGGCGCTGCGCCGCTGCGACCTGACGGTGCACGTCACCACCAAGCTCAACCGCAGCCACCTGGTGCACGGGCGCGAGGCGCTGATCCTGCCCTGCCTCGGCCGCACCGAAATCGACATGCAGGCCGCCGGGCCGCAGGGCGTGACGGTGGAAGACTCGATGGGCATGGTGCACATCTCCAAAGGCATCAACCCGCCGGCGTCGGAACACCTGTTGTCCGAGCCCGCCATCGTCGCGCGGTTGGCACACGCCACGCTGGGCGCACGCAGCCGGGTCGACTGGTTCGGCGTGATCGACGACTACGGCCGCATCCGCGAGCTCATCGAACAGGTCTTCGTCGACTTCCACGATTTCAACGCCCGCGTCGCGGTGCCCGGCGGGTTTCGCCTGCGCAATACCGCCAGCGAGCGGGTCTGGACCACCGACACCGGCCGCGCCAACTTCTACGCCCACCCGCTGCCCACCGACACCCCGCTGCGCCGCGCCCGCGCGAAGGGCTTGGACACGGTCGTCTTCAACCTCGGCACCACGCGGTCGCACGACCAGTACAACACCACCATCTACGGCATGGACGATCGCTATCGGGGCGTGTTCGGGCAGCGACGGGTGGTGTTCATTCACGCCGACGACATTCGTGCGCTGGGATTCGTCGATGGCGACATGGTCGACATCCAGACCGTCTGGGACGACGGCCAGGAGCGCCGCGCCGACGGCTTCCGGCTGGTGGCCTACGACATCCCGCGCGGATGCCTGGCGGCCTACTACCCGGAGACGAATCCGCTGGTGCCCTTGTCCTCGGTCGCGGAGAACGCGGGCACGCCCACGTCCAAGTCGATTCCGGTGATGCTGGTGCGCAGTACGGCCGCCACGCCGGTCGAAGGCGTGCCCGCTTGA
- a CDS encoding LysR family transcriptional regulator, producing MDQIQAMRAFTRVVETGNFTKAADSLSLPKASITKQVQALESRLQVRLLNRTTRRVTVTADGAAYYERASRLLSDLDDIEASMTNAQATPRGRLRVDIGSSIARLVIIPSLGEFHDRFPDIQLDLGVGDRSVDLIGENVDCVVRGGELTEQFLVARRIGSIAFVNVASPAYLRRHGVPQHPSDLEGGQHRVVHYFSSRTGRPYPMDFVRGEERVELAMQYQLSTNEANAHTSAVLAGLGVSQMATFDAAAHLACGDLVEVLQGWTTAPYPVHVVYPPNRHLSAKVRAFVDWAAEVFGRFPALQGR from the coding sequence GTGGACCAGATACAGGCAATGCGCGCCTTCACCCGGGTGGTGGAGACCGGCAATTTCACCAAGGCGGCCGATTCGCTGTCGCTGCCCAAGGCCTCCATCACCAAGCAGGTCCAGGCGCTGGAATCGCGGCTGCAGGTGCGGCTGCTCAACCGCACCACCCGGCGGGTCACCGTCACGGCCGACGGTGCGGCCTACTACGAGCGTGCCAGCCGGCTGCTGAGCGACCTCGACGACATCGAGGCCAGCATGACCAACGCCCAGGCCACGCCGCGCGGCCGGCTGCGGGTGGACATCGGGTCTTCCATCGCGCGGCTGGTCATCATTCCTTCCTTGGGCGAGTTCCACGACCGGTTTCCGGACATCCAGCTCGACCTCGGCGTGGGCGACCGCTCGGTCGACCTGATCGGCGAGAACGTCGACTGCGTGGTGCGGGGCGGCGAGCTCACCGAGCAATTTTTGGTGGCGCGGCGCATCGGGAGCATCGCGTTCGTGAATGTGGCGTCACCCGCGTATTTGCGCCGGCACGGCGTGCCGCAGCATCCGTCGGATCTCGAAGGCGGCCAGCACCGGGTGGTGCATTACTTCTCCAGTCGCACCGGGCGGCCTTATCCGATGGATTTCGTGCGGGGTGAAGAACGGGTCGAGCTGGCCATGCAATACCAGCTGTCGACCAACGAGGCGAATGCGCACACGTCCGCCGTGCTGGCCGGCCTGGGGGTTTCGCAGATGGCGACTTTCGATGCTGCGGCGCACCTGGCGTGCGGAGACCTGGTGGAGGTGCTGCAGGGGTGGACGACTGCGCCGTATCCGGTGCATGTGGTTTATCCGCCGAATCGGCACTTGAGTGCGAAGGTTCGGGCGTTTGTGGATTGGGCGGCTGAGGTTTTTGGCAGGTTTCCTGCTTTGCAGGGGCGGTGA
- the metG gene encoding methionine--tRNA ligase produces the protein MTSPRQLFVTTALPYANGKFHIGHIMEYIQADIWVRFQRMRGSQVAFVCADDAHGAAITIAADKAGVTPQAFVAEIAAGRKPYLDGFHIAFDNWHSTDGPENHVLAQDIYRDLRTAGLIETRSVEQFYDPEKGMFLADRFIKGECPNCHAKDQYGDNCEVCGAVYAPTELIEPYSALSGAKPVLRSSDHFFFKLSDPRCEAFLQEWTVAPGHVQPEVQNKIREWLYQDDEGKGGLGDWDISRDAPYFGIEIPDAPGKYFYVWLDAPVGYLASLKNYLDKQGLDYAGYMAQPGLEQVHFIGKDIITFHTLFWPAMLHFSGRKAPDAIYVHGHLTVNNEKMSKSRGTGIDPLKYLSLGLSPEHLRYYLAAKLSGRNEDIDFNPDDFVARVNSDLVGKFINIASRAAGFLTKRFEGRLSAPAGADAGLLEQLQARAEDIAALYEGRDTARALRETMALADKVNEFVDANKPWELAKQAGMESRLQDVCSTCIEAFRLLAIYLKPVLPALAVQVESFLQVEPLRFDDASRLLGAGHVIGTYQHLMQRVDPKLLEQLFEPSAPAAPPAAAAEPAADALPGGEAVAPVIGIDDFAKIDLRIARIDACEPVEGSTKLLRLTLDVGEGRQRNVFSGIASVYRPEQLVGKLTVMVANLAPRKMKFGVSEGMVLAASHADGKAHPGIHLLEPWPGATPGMRIG, from the coding sequence ATGACCTCTCCCCGCCAGCTCTTCGTCACCACCGCCCTGCCCTACGCCAACGGCAAATTCCATATCGGCCACATCATGGAATACATCCAGGCCGACATCTGGGTGCGCTTCCAGCGCATGCGCGGCTCGCAAGTGGCTTTCGTCTGCGCCGACGACGCCCATGGCGCGGCCATCACCATCGCGGCCGACAAGGCGGGCGTGACGCCGCAGGCCTTCGTCGCCGAGATCGCCGCCGGCCGCAAGCCCTACCTCGACGGTTTCCACATCGCCTTCGACAACTGGCATTCCACCGACGGCCCCGAGAACCACGTGCTGGCGCAGGACATCTACCGCGACCTGCGCACCGCCGGCCTCATCGAGACCCGCAGCGTCGAGCAGTTCTACGACCCCGAGAAGGGCATGTTCCTGGCCGACCGCTTCATCAAGGGCGAATGCCCCAACTGCCACGCCAAGGACCAGTACGGCGACAACTGCGAGGTCTGCGGCGCGGTCTACGCGCCCACCGAGCTGATCGAGCCCTACTCCGCGCTCTCCGGCGCCAAGCCGGTGCTGCGCAGCTCCGACCACTTCTTCTTCAAGCTGTCCGACCCGCGCTGCGAGGCCTTCCTCCAGGAATGGACCGTCGCGCCCGGCCATGTGCAGCCGGAGGTGCAGAACAAGATCCGCGAATGGCTCTACCAGGACGACGAAGGCAAGGGCGGCCTCGGCGACTGGGACATCAGCCGCGACGCACCCTACTTCGGCATCGAGATCCCCGACGCGCCGGGCAAATACTTCTACGTCTGGCTCGACGCGCCGGTCGGCTACCTCGCCTCGCTGAAGAACTATCTCGACAAGCAGGGCCTGGACTACGCCGGCTACATGGCCCAGCCGGGGCTCGAGCAGGTGCATTTCATCGGCAAGGACATCATCACCTTCCACACCCTGTTCTGGCCGGCCATGCTGCACTTCAGCGGCCGCAAGGCGCCCGACGCCATCTACGTGCACGGCCACCTCACGGTCAACAACGAGAAGATGAGCAAGAGCCGGGGCACCGGCATCGACCCGCTCAAGTACCTGTCGCTCGGCCTGTCGCCGGAACACCTGCGCTACTACCTCGCGGCCAAGCTGAGCGGCCGCAACGAAGACATCGATTTCAACCCCGACGACTTCGTCGCCCGGGTCAACAGCGACCTGGTCGGCAAGTTCATCAACATCGCTAGCCGCGCCGCCGGCTTCCTCACCAAGCGCTTCGAAGGCCGCCTGAGCGCGCCGGCCGGCGCCGACGCCGGACTGCTGGAGCAGCTCCAGGCCCGCGCCGAGGACATCGCCGCGCTCTACGAAGGCCGCGACACCGCCCGGGCACTGCGCGAAACCATGGCGCTGGCCGACAAGGTCAACGAGTTCGTCGACGCCAACAAGCCCTGGGAACTGGCCAAGCAGGCCGGCATGGAGTCGCGACTGCAGGACGTCTGCTCCACCTGCATCGAAGCCTTCCGGCTGCTGGCGATCTACCTCAAGCCGGTGCTGCCGGCGCTGGCGGTGCAGGTCGAGAGCTTCCTGCAGGTCGAGCCGCTGCGCTTCGACGACGCGTCGCGCCTGCTGGGCGCGGGTCACGTCATCGGCACCTACCAGCACCTGATGCAGCGTGTCGATCCGAAGCTGCTGGAGCAACTGTTCGAGCCCTCCGCGCCTGCCGCACCGCCTGCCGCCGCCGCGGAACCCGCAGCCGACGCGCTGCCCGGCGGCGAGGCGGTGGCGCCCGTCATCGGCATCGACGACTTCGCCAAGATCGACCTGCGCATCGCCCGCATCGACGCCTGCGAACCAGTAGAAGGCTCGACCAAGCTGCTGCGCCTCACGCTCGACGTGGGCGAAGGCCGCCAGCGCAACGTGTTCAGCGGCATCGCTTCGGTCTACCGGCCCGAGCAGCTGGTCGGCAAGCTCACGGTGATGGTCGCCAACCTGGCGCCGCGCAAGATGAAGTTCGGCGTCAGCGAGGGCATGGTTCTTGCGGCCAGCCACGCCGACGGCAAGGCCCATCCGGGCATCCATCTGCTGGAGCCGTGGCCCGGTGCCACGCCCGGCATGCGTATCGGTTGA
- a CDS encoding OFA family MFS transporter, translated as MPGFLDKERTIAGPGFNRWLVPPAALAIHLCIGMAYGFAVFWLPLSKMLATTGTGAVACDRDMSFFAELFASGCDWRIATLGWMYTLFFVFLGCSAALWGGWLERAGPRKAGVVAAVCWCGGMLLSALGIHLHQFWLMILGSGVIGGIGLGLGYISPVSTLIKWFPDRRGMATGMAIMGFGGGAMIGSPLAVDLMKHFSTPTDVGVMQTFVAMALIYFVFMMAGALGYRVPPSGWKPAGWTPPADQASRAMITQRHVHVRKVWGIPQFWLVWVVLCMNVSAGIGVIGMSSPMLQEVFGGSLIGAARKYGELDKAELAAIAVVAGGFTALLSLFNIGGRFFWATISDKLGRKLTYAIFFVLGGLLYASIPGSASAGNQLLFVGAFCIILSMYGGGFATVPAYLADLFGTQFVGAIHGRLLTAWATAGILGPVVVNYMREYQLGLGIPREQVYNQTMYILVGMLAIGLVANLLIRPVAERHFMSDEELAVEKQLAHEKAVASQVGAGSGGGGTTSPALVGIAWLAVGIPLAWGIYRTLLSAAKFFH; from the coding sequence ATGCCCGGATTCCTGGACAAGGAACGCACCATCGCCGGCCCCGGCTTCAATCGCTGGCTGGTTCCGCCGGCCGCCCTGGCCATTCATCTCTGCATCGGCATGGCCTATGGCTTTGCGGTGTTCTGGCTTCCCTTGTCGAAAATGCTCGCCACCACCGGCACCGGAGCGGTGGCCTGCGACCGCGACATGAGTTTCTTCGCCGAGCTCTTCGCCAGTGGCTGCGACTGGCGCATCGCCACGCTGGGCTGGATGTACACCCTGTTCTTCGTCTTCCTGGGCTGCTCGGCGGCGCTGTGGGGCGGCTGGCTGGAACGCGCCGGACCGCGCAAGGCCGGCGTGGTGGCGGCGGTGTGCTGGTGCGGCGGCATGCTGCTGTCGGCGCTCGGCATTCACCTGCACCAGTTCTGGCTGATGATCCTCGGCTCCGGCGTCATCGGCGGCATCGGCCTGGGCCTGGGCTATATCTCGCCGGTGTCCACGCTCATCAAGTGGTTCCCCGACCGGCGCGGCATGGCGACCGGCATGGCCATCATGGGTTTCGGTGGCGGCGCGATGATCGGCTCGCCGCTGGCGGTGGACCTGATGAAGCATTTTTCCACCCCCACCGATGTCGGCGTGATGCAGACCTTCGTGGCCATGGCGCTGATCTACTTCGTCTTCATGATGGCCGGCGCCCTGGGTTACCGCGTGCCGCCGAGCGGCTGGAAGCCGGCCGGCTGGACGCCGCCTGCCGACCAGGCCTCGCGCGCCATGATCACCCAGCGCCATGTGCATGTGCGCAAGGTCTGGGGCATTCCGCAGTTCTGGCTGGTGTGGGTGGTGCTGTGCATGAACGTCAGCGCCGGCATCGGCGTGATCGGCATGTCTTCGCCGATGCTGCAGGAAGTCTTCGGCGGCAGCCTGATCGGCGCGGCGCGCAAGTACGGCGAACTCGACAAGGCCGAGCTCGCGGCCATCGCGGTGGTGGCGGGCGGTTTCACCGCGCTGCTGTCGCTGTTCAACATCGGCGGGCGTTTCTTCTGGGCGACCATCTCCGACAAGCTCGGCCGCAAGCTCACCTACGCCATCTTCTTCGTGCTCGGCGGCCTGCTCTACGCCAGCATTCCGGGCTCGGCCTCGGCCGGCAACCAGCTGCTGTTCGTGGGCGCTTTCTGCATCATCCTGTCGATGTACGGCGGCGGCTTCGCTACGGTGCCGGCCTACCTGGCCGACCTGTTCGGCACCCAGTTCGTCGGCGCCATCCATGGCCGCCTGCTCACCGCCTGGGCCACCGCCGGCATCCTGGGGCCCGTCGTTGTCAACTACATGCGCGAATACCAGCTCGGCCTGGGCATCCCGCGCGAACAGGTCTACAACCAGACCATGTACATCCTGGTCGGCATGCTGGCGATCGGCCTGGTCGCCAACCTGCTGATTCGGCCGGTGGCCGAGCGGCATTTCATGAGCGACGAGGAACTGGCCGTCGAGAAGCAACTGGCGCATGAGAAAGCCGTGGCCTCGCAGGTCGGCGCCGGCAGCGGCGGCGGTGGCACTACCAGCCCCGCCCTGGTGGGCATCGCCTGGCTGGCAGTGGGCATTCCGCTGGCCTGGGGCATCTATCGCACGCTGCTGAGCGCGGCGAAGTTCTTCCATTGA